Proteins encoded together in one Myxococcus stipitatus window:
- the nadE gene encoding NAD(+) synthase — protein sequence MRLVKVGIASVNTTVGAFVANTDRALTLAKRMAEDGVTVGVFQEQLIAGYPAEDMVQWQGFIDRQWPELERFARETAALPSVFVVGVGVAFQGQRLNCAAVVAGGRILGLVPKEKLPTYSVFYEARTFGRGRPGMAEVHRGVPLGDYIFRFDFGVVAPEVCEDIWSADGPMRRRTYSGAELVVNLSASPFRLGFVETRRELIATRSADHQCTIAYCNAVGSNDGLIFDGGGFLNQNGRHVMETPRFQQGYAAAVVDLDRTLRLRGEATTWRVDRDDWLARGGQGTTELDCTGAVATRREALTYPVPAHRSFFLPAPDKRRPAREALCEDILDALSLGVGDYFEKTRAFKVLGIALSGGRDSLLTLLIAHRYARRVRPQDPGSLLQAFYMPSRYSSDSTRDAAETIARELGVPFQVVSIDEAFERERAVARQMLGGAPVTPITEQNIQARLRAQRMWNWSNSCGGLFLQTGNMSEKSVGYTTIGGDLMGALAVIANVPKTVVMYLLDYLLETTGYEGIRKVLAKPAGPELAHNQVGEEELMPFPILDACFYLYAGEKLTPAEMVKALTSMFPEVELARLASYVDKFVRLFQQSIYKWVQSPLALHIGNLDLDRERALQLPVVTGSEWMRGGA from the coding sequence ATGCGGCTCGTCAAGGTCGGCATCGCCAGCGTCAACACCACCGTCGGCGCCTTCGTGGCCAACACGGACCGGGCGCTCACCCTGGCGAAGCGGATGGCGGAGGACGGCGTCACGGTGGGCGTCTTCCAGGAGCAGCTCATCGCCGGCTACCCCGCCGAGGACATGGTCCAGTGGCAGGGGTTCATCGACCGCCAGTGGCCGGAGCTGGAGCGCTTCGCGCGGGAGACGGCGGCGCTGCCCTCGGTGTTCGTCGTCGGCGTGGGCGTGGCCTTCCAGGGCCAGCGGCTCAACTGCGCGGCCGTGGTGGCCGGCGGGCGCATCCTCGGGCTGGTCCCCAAGGAGAAGCTGCCCACCTACAGCGTCTTCTATGAGGCGCGCACCTTCGGCCGGGGCCGGCCGGGCATGGCGGAGGTCCACCGGGGCGTGCCGCTGGGCGACTACATCTTCCGCTTCGACTTCGGCGTGGTGGCCCCGGAGGTGTGCGAGGACATCTGGAGCGCGGACGGCCCCATGCGCCGGCGCACGTATTCCGGCGCGGAGCTGGTCGTCAACCTGTCCGCGTCCCCCTTCCGCCTGGGCTTCGTGGAGACGCGCCGCGAGCTCATCGCCACGCGCTCGGCGGACCACCAGTGCACCATCGCCTACTGCAACGCGGTGGGCAGCAACGACGGGCTCATCTTCGACGGCGGCGGCTTCCTCAACCAGAACGGCCGCCACGTGATGGAGACGCCGCGCTTCCAGCAGGGCTACGCGGCGGCGGTGGTGGACCTGGACCGCACGCTGCGGCTGCGCGGCGAGGCGACGACCTGGCGCGTGGACCGCGACGACTGGCTGGCCCGGGGCGGCCAGGGCACGACGGAGCTGGACTGCACCGGCGCGGTGGCCACGCGGCGCGAGGCGCTCACCTACCCGGTGCCCGCCCACCGCAGCTTCTTCCTGCCCGCCCCCGACAAGCGGCGCCCCGCGCGCGAGGCCCTGTGCGAGGACATCCTCGACGCGCTCTCGCTGGGCGTGGGTGACTACTTCGAGAAGACGCGCGCCTTCAAGGTGCTGGGCATCGCCCTGTCCGGCGGGCGCGACTCGCTCCTGACGCTGCTCATCGCGCACCGCTACGCCAGGCGCGTGCGGCCCCAGGACCCGGGCTCGCTCCTCCAGGCCTTCTACATGCCCAGCCGCTACTCGAGCGACTCCACTCGCGACGCCGCGGAGACCATCGCGCGCGAGCTGGGCGTGCCCTTCCAGGTCGTCTCCATCGACGAGGCCTTCGAGCGCGAGCGGGCCGTGGCCCGGCAGATGCTCGGCGGCGCGCCCGTCACGCCGATAACGGAGCAGAACATCCAGGCCCGCCTGCGCGCCCAGCGCATGTGGAACTGGAGCAACTCCTGCGGCGGCCTGTTCCTCCAGACGGGCAACATGAGCGAGAAGTCGGTGGGCTACACCACCATCGGCGGCGACCTCATGGGCGCGCTGGCCGTCATCGCCAACGTGCCCAAGACGGTGGTGATGTACCTGCTGGACTACCTGCTGGAGACGACGGGCTACGAGGGCATCCGCAAGGTGCTCGCCAAGCCCGCGGGGCCGGAGCTGGCGCACAACCAGGTGGGGGAGGAGGAGCTGATGCCCTTCCCCATCCTCGACGCGTGCTTCTACCTCTATGCGGGCGAGAAGCTCACGCCCGCGGAGATGGTGAAGGCGCTGACCTCCATGTTCCCGGAGGTGGAGCTGGCGCGGCTCGCCTCGTATGTGGACAAGTTCGTGCGCCTGTTCCAGCAGTCCATCTACAAGTGGGTCCAGTCGCCGCTGGCGCTGCACATCGGCAACCTGGACCTGGACCGGGAGCGCGCGCTCCAGCTGCCCGTCGTCACCGGCTCCGAATGGATGCGCGGCGGCGCCTGA
- a CDS encoding LON peptidase substrate-binding domain-containing protein: protein MTAQERVERAANALKVFPLPSAVLFPHTVIPLHIFEPRYRAMVRDALATDRVIALAQLEEGWEGRYEGRPPMQSMMCAGVIAWEEEVEDGRFNILLQGISRIRMVSELSGDKAYREVRAQVLPDAPYQGPEEERLRQAVFELAGRVPPTFAESLLPVAARATGGMLADVVASAIVPEADRRQALLAELDVKRRLDAVLDDVGELIARLQPVRPSGPLN, encoded by the coding sequence ATGACCGCCCAAGAACGCGTCGAGCGCGCCGCGAACGCGCTGAAGGTCTTCCCGCTGCCGTCGGCGGTGCTCTTCCCCCATACCGTCATCCCCCTGCACATCTTCGAGCCGCGCTACCGGGCCATGGTGCGCGACGCGCTCGCGACCGACCGGGTCATCGCGCTGGCCCAGCTCGAGGAGGGCTGGGAGGGACGCTACGAGGGCCGCCCGCCGATGCAGTCGATGATGTGCGCCGGGGTCATCGCCTGGGAGGAAGAGGTGGAGGACGGGCGCTTCAACATCCTGCTCCAGGGCATCAGCCGCATCCGGATGGTGTCGGAGCTGTCCGGGGACAAGGCCTACCGCGAGGTGCGCGCCCAGGTCCTCCCGGACGCGCCCTACCAGGGGCCGGAGGAGGAGCGGCTGCGGCAGGCCGTCTTCGAGCTGGCCGGACGCGTGCCGCCGACCTTCGCGGAGAGCCTCCTGCCGGTGGCCGCGCGCGCGACGGGCGGCATGCTCGCGGACGTGGTGGCCTCCGCCATCGTCCCGGAGGCGGACCGGCGCCAGGCGCTGCTGGCGGAGCTGGACGTGAAGCGCCGGCTGGACGCGGTGCTCGACGACGTGGGGGAGCTCATCGCCCGGCTCCAGCCCGTGCGGCCCTCCGGCCCCTTGAACTGA
- a CDS encoding quinone oxidoreductase family protein: MKAIRLRQFGGPEQLHLEEQPEPTPSEHEVRLRVHAAGLNFTDLWQREGRLPGAPPPPFTPGMEAAGVIDTVGASVRGLEPGARVVALLPAQGALAEYAVTPAASVLPIPRGVSFEQAVALPAQAPTALLGLRVGARLQPGESVFIPSAAGGVGTLLVQLARRFGASRVIGGVGGESKRALVQRLGADAVVDTSRPDWPTRVREATAGRGADIVFVSGGAEAGALALQALAPRGRLVLFGAQSLFESQWSREQMMGAVAQNQSITGFATFSLPWEERQDALREALALVESGTLEVVIGQAFSLEDTARAHRALEARTTTGKVVIHVAPHSTSSKI; this comes from the coding sequence ATGAAGGCCATCCGTCTGCGCCAGTTCGGCGGTCCCGAGCAGCTCCACCTCGAAGAGCAGCCCGAGCCGACGCCCTCCGAGCACGAGGTCCGGCTCCGCGTCCACGCCGCGGGGCTCAACTTCACCGACCTGTGGCAGCGGGAGGGCCGACTGCCCGGAGCACCGCCGCCGCCCTTCACGCCGGGCATGGAGGCCGCGGGCGTCATCGACACCGTGGGGGCGTCCGTCCGAGGACTCGAGCCAGGCGCGCGGGTCGTCGCTTTGCTGCCCGCCCAGGGGGCCCTCGCGGAGTACGCCGTCACCCCCGCCGCCTCCGTCCTCCCGATTCCGCGAGGCGTGTCGTTCGAGCAGGCGGTGGCGCTCCCCGCCCAGGCCCCCACCGCGCTGCTCGGGCTGCGCGTCGGCGCGAGGCTCCAACCCGGTGAGTCCGTCTTCATCCCCTCCGCGGCGGGGGGCGTGGGCACGCTGCTCGTGCAGCTCGCCCGCCGGTTCGGGGCTTCGCGTGTCATCGGCGGCGTGGGCGGCGAGTCCAAGCGCGCGCTCGTCCAGCGGCTCGGGGCGGACGCCGTCGTGGACACCTCGCGGCCGGACTGGCCCACCCGGGTCCGGGAGGCCACGGCGGGACGCGGCGCGGACATCGTCTTCGTCTCGGGGGGCGCGGAGGCCGGCGCGCTCGCGCTCCAGGCCCTCGCGCCCCGTGGCCGGCTGGTGCTCTTCGGCGCGCAGAGCCTGTTCGAATCCCAGTGGAGCCGCGAGCAGATGATGGGCGCCGTCGCCCAGAACCAATCCATCACCGGCTTCGCGACCTTCAGCCTGCCATGGGAGGAACGTCAGGACGCGCTCCGCGAGGCGCTCGCGCTCGTCGAGTCCGGGACGCTCGAGGTCGTCATCGGACAGGCGTTCTCCCTGGAAGACACGGCCCGTGCCCACCGCGCCCTGGAGGCGAGGACGACCACCGGCAAGGTCGTCATCCACGTCGCCCCGCATTCCACCTCCTCCAAAATTTGA
- a CDS encoding TetR/AcrR family transcriptional regulator translates to MKKVAAPQPRSRGRPREFDETKALDRALEVFWRLGYEGASVADLTQAMGITPPSLYGAFGSKAGLYERALARYQSEQGAYTRRILEEEPTARGALERLLRESARNFTRRKHATGCMISTAVLRCAEENQPVADLVAGLRGEALGALEARVARGIQEGELPPGTDAESLARFVGALIQGMSVQAQDGATEAQLVGLVEVALRAWTGGGGRPRAGG, encoded by the coding sequence ATGAAAAAAGTCGCCGCCCCTCAGCCACGTTCCCGCGGGAGGCCCCGGGAGTTCGACGAGACGAAGGCCCTGGACCGGGCGCTGGAGGTGTTCTGGCGGCTGGGCTACGAGGGCGCCTCGGTGGCGGACCTGACCCAGGCCATGGGCATCACCCCGCCCAGCCTCTATGGCGCGTTCGGCTCGAAGGCCGGCCTCTACGAGCGGGCGCTGGCGCGCTACCAGTCCGAGCAGGGGGCCTACACGCGCAGAATCCTGGAGGAGGAGCCCACCGCGCGAGGCGCGTTGGAGCGGCTGCTCCGGGAGTCGGCCCGGAACTTCACCCGGCGCAAGCACGCCACCGGCTGCATGATTTCCACCGCCGTGCTGCGCTGCGCGGAGGAGAACCAGCCCGTGGCGGACCTGGTCGCGGGGCTGCGCGGGGAGGCGCTCGGGGCGCTCGAGGCGCGCGTCGCGCGCGGCATCCAGGAGGGGGAGCTGCCCCCGGGGACGGACGCGGAGTCCCTCGCCCGCTTCGTCGGCGCGCTCATCCAGGGAATGTCCGTACAGGCGCAGGACGGCGCCACCGAGGCGCAGCTGGTGGGGCTGGTGGAGGTGGCGTTGCGCGCCTGGACCGGGGGCGGCGGGCGCCCGCGCGCCGGAGGGTGA
- a CDS encoding AraC family transcriptional regulator yields the protein MRRQSVSLVQSSGPGSPGLDVLADALRGVHLRSRVDARYEMTAPWGMRVDGCPYPLFYAVMRGNCVLSTDARDLVLAGGDFVFIPAGVRFCLRDKKGTRALPIAEVYATRGPMRCGGLLQYGGGGASVTLVVGSFTFEGETLSPLVKHLPTLLHVRGDAETTPRWLEPTLRFVASELEAKQPGYETVVSRLADVLFVQALRAHLASSAGEGGWLRALVDPRIGAVLQRMHEAPEAAWTLESLAKLAGMSRSVFAERFRVLVGEAPLAYLTRWRMHRAMGLMRERHRSMAEVARAVGYETESSFGKAFKRSVGVTPGVFRQREVEAAGPES from the coding sequence ATGCGCCGACAGTCCGTTTCTCTCGTCCAATCGTCCGGCCCTGGTTCGCCGGGGTTGGACGTCCTCGCCGATGCGCTGCGCGGCGTGCACCTGCGCAGCCGGGTGGATGCCCGCTACGAGATGACCGCGCCGTGGGGCATGAGGGTCGATGGGTGCCCCTACCCGCTCTTCTACGCGGTGATGCGCGGCAACTGCGTGCTGTCCACGGACGCGCGGGACCTGGTGCTCGCGGGAGGTGACTTCGTGTTCATCCCCGCGGGCGTGCGCTTCTGTCTGCGTGACAAGAAGGGCACGCGGGCGCTGCCCATCGCGGAGGTCTATGCGACGCGTGGACCCATGCGGTGCGGAGGGCTGCTCCAGTACGGTGGAGGGGGCGCCTCGGTGACGCTGGTGGTGGGCTCGTTCACGTTCGAGGGCGAGACGCTCAGCCCGCTCGTCAAGCACCTGCCCACGCTGCTGCACGTGAGGGGCGACGCGGAGACGACGCCGCGCTGGCTCGAACCCACGCTGCGCTTCGTGGCCTCCGAGCTCGAGGCGAAGCAGCCCGGATACGAGACGGTGGTCAGCCGGCTGGCGGACGTGCTCTTCGTGCAGGCGCTCCGGGCGCACCTGGCGTCGTCCGCCGGGGAGGGCGGATGGCTCCGCGCGCTGGTGGACCCTCGCATCGGCGCGGTGTTGCAGCGCATGCACGAGGCGCCGGAGGCGGCCTGGACCTTGGAGTCGCTCGCGAAGCTGGCGGGCATGTCCCGCTCCGTGTTCGCCGAGCGCTTCCGCGTCCTCGTGGGCGAGGCCCCGCTGGCGTACCTCACCCGGTGGCGCATGCACCGCGCCATGGGACTGATGCGCGAGCGACACCGGTCGATGGCCGAGGTGGCGCGCGCCGTGGGCTACGAGACGGAGAGCTCCTTCGGCAAGGCCTTCAAGCGGAGCGTGGGCGTGACGCCCGGCGTCTTCCGTCAGCGCGAGGTGGAGGCGGCGGGGCCGGAGTCCTGA
- a CDS encoding serine hydrolase domain-containing protein, which produces MHSAIAALWVAVGLGLSPASPESRALAEKLDPVIDRAIAQERVVGTVVVVAVDGKVVYRRAAGLSDREARTPMKEDAVFRLASMTKPLVSVATLALVDQGKLSLEDPVTKWLPTFRPRLADGREPVITVRHLLTHTSGLKYGFNETTAEGPYQRAGVSDGLDDPPGLTLEENLRRIASVPLVSEPGAAFTYSVSTDVLGAVIASAAGAPLPEVVSRYVTGPLALKDTAFTVKDVSRLATPYADGKPRPVRMGETEAVPLWGGVVRFSPGRALNPQAFPSGGAGMVGTADDYVKFLEAVRQGGAPVLTAKTTRALVEDGFAAKKLQSSGPGWGWGLGSSVVVDPTLAKTPQSVGTLQWGGAYGHNWFVDPKRRLTVVALTNTAFEGMSGAYTLEVRDAIYAGLGKAPQGKSPAAKTRARGTERGVAQPRP; this is translated from the coding sequence ATGCATTCTGCCATCGCCGCCCTCTGGGTGGCCGTCGGTCTTGGATTGTCCCCCGCTTCCCCGGAGTCCCGCGCGTTGGCGGAGAAGCTGGACCCGGTCATCGACCGGGCCATCGCCCAGGAGCGCGTCGTGGGGACGGTGGTGGTGGTCGCGGTGGACGGGAAGGTCGTCTACCGGCGCGCCGCGGGCCTGTCGGACCGGGAGGCGCGCACGCCGATGAAGGAGGACGCCGTGTTCCGGCTGGCGTCGATGACCAAGCCGTTGGTGTCCGTGGCCACGCTGGCGCTGGTGGACCAGGGGAAGCTGTCGCTGGAGGACCCGGTCACGAAGTGGCTGCCCACGTTCCGTCCCAGGCTGGCGGATGGCCGCGAGCCCGTCATCACCGTGCGCCACCTGCTCACGCACACCTCGGGCCTGAAGTACGGCTTCAACGAGACCACCGCGGAGGGGCCCTACCAGCGCGCGGGCGTCTCGGACGGCCTGGACGACCCGCCCGGGCTGACGTTGGAGGAGAACCTGCGCCGCATCGCCTCCGTGCCGCTGGTGAGCGAGCCCGGCGCCGCGTTCACCTACTCCGTGTCCACGGACGTGCTCGGCGCGGTCATCGCCAGCGCGGCGGGCGCGCCGCTGCCGGAGGTCGTCTCCCGCTACGTCACCGGGCCGCTGGCGCTGAAGGACACCGCCTTCACCGTGAAGGACGTCTCCCGGCTCGCCACGCCGTACGCGGATGGCAAGCCCCGGCCGGTGCGCATGGGCGAGACGGAGGCCGTGCCCCTGTGGGGTGGCGTGGTCCGCTTCTCGCCGGGCCGCGCGCTGAACCCCCAGGCCTTCCCTTCCGGCGGCGCGGGCATGGTGGGCACGGCGGATGATTACGTGAAGTTCCTCGAGGCGGTGCGCCAGGGCGGCGCGCCGGTGCTCACGGCGAAGACCACGCGCGCGCTCGTGGAGGACGGCTTCGCGGCGAAGAAGCTCCAGAGCAGCGGTCCGGGCTGGGGTTGGGGCCTGGGCTCCTCGGTGGTCGTGGACCCGACCCTGGCGAAGACGCCCCAGTCCGTGGGGACGTTGCAGTGGGGTGGTGCCTATGGCCACAACTGGTTCGTGGACCCGAAGCGTCGCCTCACCGTCGTGGCGCTCACCAACACCGCGTTCGAGGGCATGTCCGGGGCCTACACCCTCGAGGTGCGCGACGCCATCTACGCCGGGCTCGGCAAGGCGCCCCAGGGGAAGTCCCCAGCGGCGAAGACGCGCGCCCGAGGCACGGAGCGCGGCGTCGCCCAGCCGCGCCCGTGA
- a CDS encoding FKBP-type peptidyl-prolyl cis-trans isomerase, translating into MSLKVEDVKVGSGAEATAGKSVTVHYVGTLTNGSKFDSSRDRGEGFTFKLGAGQVIQGWDKGVAGMKVGGVRKLTIPPDMGYGARGFPPVIPPNSTLLFEVELLEVR; encoded by the coding sequence ATGAGCCTGAAGGTCGAAGACGTGAAGGTGGGAAGTGGCGCGGAGGCGACGGCCGGCAAGTCGGTCACCGTGCACTACGTGGGGACGCTGACCAACGGCTCCAAGTTCGACAGCAGCCGGGACCGGGGAGAGGGCTTCACGTTCAAGCTGGGCGCCGGCCAGGTCATCCAGGGCTGGGACAAGGGTGTCGCCGGCATGAAGGTGGGCGGCGTGCGCAAGCTCACCATCCCCCCCGACATGGGCTATGGCGCGCGCGGCTTCCCGCCCGTGATTCCGCCCAACTCCACGCTGCTGTTCGAGGTGGAGCTGCTCGAGGTCCGCTGA